In Cydia strobilella chromosome 6, ilCydStro3.1, whole genome shotgun sequence, one DNA window encodes the following:
- the LOC134742181 gene encoding leucine-rich repeat-containing protein 23-like yields the protein MLKSRLALTSAKKEESPEATTAEVGEEEQEQGTEERIGEEILRLPEYAERRLNRSEVSGRLSLLGKTAEGDGYTYLKATITNLNLTEISAIKSFQHLQFLDVSNNHLQQKALEVIKDLPFLVLIQADLNLLISAALPRMKYLQVIIMNGNYLRSVHDVYQPELSTLEVADNKIEKIHFENRMPTIQCLDFRHNLIQDISNLNFPNLDSLYLAGNRITSLVGVENLVNLRILHVRGNPIKLLTGFSEANEKLEYINLRACKVRTLIQVKKLKVLPNLQTLIMNGCPYMGGTGEDDAGGEEDDAGIRVEMLATLPRLKRINKEAITPEERAEAKDLMVQWLEEGKEDEEELPEEANEEHEED from the exons ATGTTGAAATCACGATTGGCTCTTACATCCGCCAAAAAGGAAGAG TCACCAGAGGCAACCACAGCAGAGGTAGGGGAAGAGGAGCAGGAGCAGGGTACAGAGGAGAGAATCGGTGAAGAAATACTTCGTCTCCCTGAATATGCGGAGAGACGGCTGAACCGCTCGGAGGTCAGCGGCCGATTGAGCCTTCTCGGCAAGACTGCTGAAGGAGATGG ATACACCTACCTAAAGGCTACAATAACAAACCTGAATCTGACCGAAATCAGCGCTATCAAAAGCTTCCAACATCTACAATTCCTTGACGTGTCGAACAACCATCTACAGCAAAAGGCCCTTGAAGTCATTAAAGACCTTCCCTTCCTCGTCCTTATACAAGCAGACTTAAACTTACTCATCTCTGCTGCTTTGCCAAGAATGAAGTACCTTCAAGTTATTATTATGAACGGCAACTATTTGAGATCGGTTCACGATGTCTACCAACCAGAATTAAGCACTCTAGAGGTAGCGGATAATAAGATAGAAAAGATCCATTTCGAGAATAGAATGCCAACTATTCAATGCCTCGATTTCCGTCACAATCTTATTCAAGATATAAGCAATTTGAATTTTCCAAACTTGGACAGCTTGTATTTAGCTGGGAATAGAATTACAAGTCTGGTTGGTGTAGAGAATCTGGTGAATTTGAGAATATTGCATGTTCGTGGTAATCCGATAAAACTGTTAACCGGTTTCAGTGAGGCCAATGagaaattggaatacattaatCTGAGAGCCTGTAAGGTTCGGACGTTAATACAAGTAAAGAAGTTAAAG GTGTTACCAAACCTACAAACGTTGATAATGAACGGTTGCCCATATATGGGCGGTACAGGAGAAGACGATGCTGGAGGAGAGGAAGACGACGCCGGCATCCGAGTAGAGATGTTAGCCACGCTGCCGCGACTCAAGAGGATCAACAAGGAAGCCATCACTCCCGAAGAAAg GGCTGAAGCAAAAGACCTGATGGTGCAATGGCTAGAAGAAGGGAAAGAAGACGAAGAAGAGTTGCCTGAAGAAGCAAACGAGGAACATGAAGAAGATTAA
- the LOC134742180 gene encoding UDP-glycosyltransferase UGT4-like, producing MSRVIVLALLALLSQATALNVLVIVSMPIPSHYMALNTLFRELARRGHKVTVMNNFPDKNPTPGLEFINLEAYQPGAVRTDDLEYYESKSSWYVPLYNLYRHFILSPGGTAQDCENLFTHKKVKEHLDKKIKYDVIFVEQFMSDCGFAYAAAMYDSPIIGITSHVLLPMHYSRVGLPFDVRTDPHYFFNAGSNPSLWERVPITVADFIIQNYMKWNLQESIRSIFAKHLPEVSVDLEKMAKERMAMMFLYQHHSITGGRLLAPQVLEIAGIHIQKPKPVPKDIEDFLSSADHGVIYVSFGSLLRSHSMSDHKRKQFLEAFTRIPQKVIWKWGNDSFPEQSEDLLVGSWFPQLDILCHPKILAFISHGGMLSMSEAAHCGKPLLTVPFFGDQFSNAASARESGLGLTLFFEEIDSNNLEAAIRKLTSEKMQSNAKRISQLWHDRPLPVMDSAVYWTEYVARHRTAPPSLPQKLNTSSFYTSPLDVVCVIVTLVFVILFVSYAILKAVLKFVWGLFAKILCKKAKKE from the exons ATGTCACGCGTCATCGTACTCGCCCTCCTCGCCCTACTATCCCAAGCCACAGCTTTAAATGTCCTAGTGATCGTGTCAATGCCCATACCTAGCCACTACATGGCTTTAAACACCCTATTCAGGGAACTAGCCCGCAGAGGCCACAAAGTTACCGTCATGAATAATTTCCCCGACAAAAACCCCACGCCGGGGCTGGAGTTCATTAACCTTGAAGCGTACCAGCCCGGCGCCGTTAGGACAGAtgatttagaatattatgaaagcaaaagttcTTGGTACGTGCCTTTGTACAACTTATATAGACATTTTATATTGAGCCCGGGTGGTACTGCGCAGGATTGCGAGAATCTTTTTACGCATAAGAAGGTTAAAGAGCATTTGGATAAGAAAATTAAGTATGATGTAATATTTGTGGAGCAGTTCATGAGCGACTGCGGGTTTGCGTATGCAGCAGCGATGTATGACTCTCCGATCATAGGGATAACCTCACACGTGTTGTTACCAATGCATTACTCAAGAGTGGGATTACCCTTTGACGTCAGAACAGATCCGCACTATTTTTTTAACGCTGGAAGCAATCCTTCACTTTGGGAAAGGGTTCCGATAACAGTAGCTGACTTTATAAttcaaaattatatgaaatggAACTTACAGGAGAGCATAAGAAGTATATTCGCTAAGCATTTACCAGAGGTTTCCGTGGATTTAGAAAAAATGGCGAAGGAAAGAATGGCGATGATGTTTTTGTACCAGCATCACTCCATTACGGGAGGGAGGTTGCTGGCGCCGCAAGTTTTGGAGATTGCTGGGATTCATATTCAGAAACCTAAGCCAGTGCCAAAG GACATCGAAGATTTCCTATCCTCGGCAGACCACGGAGTCATCTACGTCAGCTTCGGATCCCTTCTGAGATCGCACTCGATGTCCGACCACAAGCGAAAGCAGTTCCTCGAAGCCTTTACAAGGATTCCTCAAAAAGTGATATGGAAATGGGGGAACGACAGTTTTCCGGAGCAAAGTGAAGACTTGCTTGTGGGCAGTTGGTTTCCACAGTTGGATATTTTAT GTCACCCAAAAATCCTTGCCTTCATATCCCACGGCGGCATGCTAAGCATGTCAGAAGCGGCCCACTGCGGTAAACCCCTGTTGACTGTACCGTTTTTCGGCGACCAGTTCAGCAATGCAGCGTCAGCACGAGAAAGCGGATTAGGACTTACGCTGTTCTTCGAGGAGATCGATAGTAACAATTTGGAGGCAGCTATTAGAAAACTGACTTCGGAGAA AATGCAATCAAATGCCAAGCGCATTTCTCAGCTCTGGCACGATCGACCACTACCAGTTATGGACAGCGCCGTCTATTGGACGGAGTATGTAGCTCGGCACCGCACCGCGCCGCCCTCTCTACCACAGAAGCTGAATACATCGTCGTTTTATACATCACCGCTAGATGTCGTTTGTGTGATCGTAACTTTAGTATTTGTAATCTTATTTGTAAGCTACGCTATTTTGAAAGCGGTtttgaaatttgtatggggattgTTTGCGAAAATATTGTGTAAGAAGGCGAAAAAAGAATAG